The Caldicellulosiruptor obsidiansis OB47 genome segment CCTATTCCTTTACTATTCATATTAATTTTTTCAATAGGCATAGGCTTAATTCTATCTTGCTATGCAGTATTTTTCAGAGATTTGATTCATCTATACTCGGTTGGATTAACTGCTTGGATGTATTTGACACCCATATTTTACCCTGTGAGCATAATTCCACAAAAATATCTGACATTGATTAAGCTAAATCCGATGTATTATTTTATAGAATATTTTAGAAAAGTAACATTTTATGGTACACTGCCTACACTAAAGGAAACTCTAATTTGCATTTTGGTAGACATAATATTTTTAGTAATAGGACTTTTAGTTTTTTATCGAAAACAAAATAAATTCATCTTGTATGTGTAAAAAATATGCTGAAAGTCATCTGGAGGTCTTGATGGATAAAAATACAGCTGTAAAGATTGAAAATGTCTCAATGATGTTTAACATGGCATCTGAAAAGATTTATAGTATTAAAGAATACTTTATAAAACTTGTGTCAGGCAAGCTCTACTTTCAAGAATTTTGGGCACTGAGGGATATAAGTTTTGAAATCAAAAAAGGTGAAATTTTTGGTATAATAGGCTTAAACGGGGCAGGCAAAAGTACCCTGCTCAAAATAATTGCAGGAGTTTTAAAGCCGACAATGGGTAGAGTCTATGTAAACGGTACTATGGCACCATTGATTGAACTTGGAGCAGGTTTTGACTTTGAACTTACTGCAAGAGAGAATATATTCTTAAACGGCGCTATTTTGGGCTATTCAAGAAAGTTCATGAAAGAAAAATTTGACGAGATAGTAGAGTTTGCAGAACTGAGAGATTTTTTAGATGTTCCTCTAAAAAACTTTTCGTCTGGTATGCAAGCAAGACTTGGTTTTGCTATTGCTACAATTGTTGACCCCGACATTTTGATTGTTGATGAGATTCTGGCAGTAGGAGACTTTCATTTTCAGGAAAAGTGCGAAAGAAGAATTAATAGTATGCTTGAAAAAGGGACAACCATAGTGATGGTGTCCCATTCAATAGATCAAATTGAGAGAATGTGCCAAAGAGTTTTGTGGCTTGAAAAAGGCAGAATGAAAATGATAGGCAATGCAAAAGAGGTTTGTGAGGCTTACAGGAACTCTTGATGGTTTAACAAATAAAAAATATTCAAAGAAAGGACTGTTATTTCATGAAAGGAATAGTTTTGGCAGGAGGAACAGGTTCACGTTTATATCCGTTAACTAAGGTTACAAACAAGCATTTGTTGCCTGTTGGAAAATATCCAATGATTTATTATCCAATTTTCAAATTAAAACAAGCAGGTATCAAAGAAATAATGATAATAACCGGTAAAGAACACATGGGAGCTGTTGTCAATTTATTAGGAAGTGGTCGTGAGTTTGGATTGGAGTTTACTTATAGGATTCAAGATGAACCTGGTGGAATTGCCCAAGCATTGGGATTATGTAGCTTTTTTGTAGGCAATGATAAATGCGTTGTTATTTTGGGTGATAATATTTTTGAAGATGATATTTCGGAGTATGTTAGGAATTTTGAGAAGCAAGAAAAAGGGGCAAGAATTCTTTTAAAAGAAGTGCCAGATCCTCACAGGTTTGGAGTTGCAGAGCTAAAGGATGGGAAAATAATTTCCATAGAAGAAAAACCAAGGAATCCCAAGAGTAATTACATAGTGACGGGAATTTATATGTATGATAGCAAGGTATTTGATATCATTAAAACTTTAAAGCCTTCTCAAAGAGGCGAGTTGGAGATTACAGATGTCAATAATGAATATATAAGAAGAGGAGAACTGTATTTCGATTTTCTGAAGGGTTGGTGGACTGATGCAGGGACTTTTGAATCGCTAAAAAGAGCAAATGAGCTTGCTGAAAATATGGTGTTAGATTTTAATGGAATATAAATTAGAGGAGAGGTAAGGATTATGGAGCTTATTGAAGGTGTTAAGGTAAAAAGACTTGAAAAATTTGCTGATGATAGAGGTTTTTTCATGGAGATTTTAAGAGACGAAGATGGGCTTTTAGAAAAATTTGGACAGGCTTCGATGTCTTTGACTTATCCAGGGGTAATAAAAGCTTTTCACTATCATAAATTGCAGGACGATGTTTGGTTTTTCCCAAAAGGCAATGCACAGGTTGTTTTATACGATTTACGGCCAGACTCACCAACATATAAAAAGACAAATGTGTTTTATATGGGTGAACACAATCCTATAGTACTTTTAATACCCAAAATGGTTGCTCATGGCTATAGGGTATTGGGGAATGAGCCGGCAATAATTGTGTATTTCACAACAGAGCATTATAACAGAGAGAATCCAGATGAATACAGAATTCCTTGGGATGACAAGGAAATCAATTTTGATTGGACAACAAAATTTAGATAAGGTGGGAACAAGAAGATGGAAACAATTCTTGTAACAGGTGGGGCAGGTTTTATAGGAAGCAATTTTGTTAAGTACATGATTAGCAAAGAAGAATACAAAATAATCAATTATGATGCATTAACCTATGCAGGAAATCTTGAGAATTTGAAAGAGGTAGAAAACCACCCTTATTATACATTTATTAAAGGAGATATTGTTGATAGGGCAAAAGTTGAAGAGGTTTTTAAAAATTATCAAATTGACTATGTAATAAACTTTGCCGCAGAGTCGCATGTGGACAGAAGTATAAAGGACCCCGATATATTTGTTAAAACAAATGTTTTGGGAACACAAGTTTTATTGGATGTGTCAAGGAAATTCGGAATAAAAAAGTTTATTCAGATTTCAACAGATGAAGTGTATGGCTCATTGGGGCCTGAAGGATATTTTACCGAGGAGAGTCCTTTGGCACCAAACAGTCCTTATTCTGCCAGCAAAGCAGGAGCTGATATGCTTGTAAGAGCATATTTTAAGACATATGGTTTGCCTGTGAACATAACAAGGTGTTCAAACAATTTTGGTCCACATCAACACCCAGAAAAGTTTATACCGACTGTAATCTTAAATGCTCTGCAAGACAAACCAATACCTATTTATGGTGACGGGCAAAATATAAGAGACTGGCTATATGTAGAAGACCATTGCAGAGCAATTGAGCTTGTGTTCAAAAAAGGGAGGATAGGTGAAGTATACAATATTGGCGGGAATAATGAGTGGAAAAATATAGATATAGCTAAATTGATTTTGAAACTACTTGGGAAACCAGAGAGTTTGATCCAATTTGTGGCTGACAGGCCAGGACATGATAGAAGATATGCAATTGATTCGAGTAAAATTCAAAAGGAATTGGGGTGGAAGGTTGAATATAGATTTGAAAAAGCTCTTTTAAAAACTATAGAGTGGTACGCTAAGTACCCCAATAAATAAAAATTATGCTTGAAATAGAGAGTGTTGTTTTTAAAGTTTTTGTACAAAGATTGGAAGTCAAGAAATGATACACAATATACTTGGATTATTTAACAAAGTACAACTGAAGATAGTATTTGCTACCCTATATTTATACATAACAAAAACGAATATTGGAGGTAGTTAGATTGAAAAATATACTACGTAAAAGTGTAGTTGTATTAAAAGAGGAGGGAGTTAAAGGGCTTTTGGGTCGAGTACAACAAAAAATGAAAAATATAAACCAACCGACAACTTATGACTTTTATAGCTTTATAACATATGCAAGAAAAA includes the following:
- a CDS encoding ABC transporter ATP-binding protein, coding for MDKNTAVKIENVSMMFNMASEKIYSIKEYFIKLVSGKLYFQEFWALRDISFEIKKGEIFGIIGLNGAGKSTLLKIIAGVLKPTMGRVYVNGTMAPLIELGAGFDFELTARENIFLNGAILGYSRKFMKEKFDEIVEFAELRDFLDVPLKNFSSGMQARLGFAIATIVDPDILIVDEILAVGDFHFQEKCERRINSMLEKGTTIVMVSHSIDQIERMCQRVLWLEKGRMKMIGNAKEVCEAYRNS
- a CDS encoding sugar phosphate nucleotidyltransferase, with the protein product MKGIVLAGGTGSRLYPLTKVTNKHLLPVGKYPMIYYPIFKLKQAGIKEIMIITGKEHMGAVVNLLGSGREFGLEFTYRIQDEPGGIAQALGLCSFFVGNDKCVVILGDNIFEDDISEYVRNFEKQEKGARILLKEVPDPHRFGVAELKDGKIISIEEKPRNPKSNYIVTGIYMYDSKVFDIIKTLKPSQRGELEITDVNNEYIRRGELYFDFLKGWWTDAGTFESLKRANELAENMVLDFNGI
- a CDS encoding dTDP-4-dehydrorhamnose 3,5-epimerase family protein; protein product: MELIEGVKVKRLEKFADDRGFFMEILRDEDGLLEKFGQASMSLTYPGVIKAFHYHKLQDDVWFFPKGNAQVVLYDLRPDSPTYKKTNVFYMGEHNPIVLLIPKMVAHGYRVLGNEPAIIVYFTTEHYNRENPDEYRIPWDDKEINFDWTTKFR
- the rfbB gene encoding dTDP-glucose 4,6-dehydratase translates to METILVTGGAGFIGSNFVKYMISKEEYKIINYDALTYAGNLENLKEVENHPYYTFIKGDIVDRAKVEEVFKNYQIDYVINFAAESHVDRSIKDPDIFVKTNVLGTQVLLDVSRKFGIKKFIQISTDEVYGSLGPEGYFTEESPLAPNSPYSASKAGADMLVRAYFKTYGLPVNITRCSNNFGPHQHPEKFIPTVILNALQDKPIPIYGDGQNIRDWLYVEDHCRAIELVFKKGRIGEVYNIGGNNEWKNIDIAKLILKLLGKPESLIQFVADRPGHDRRYAIDSSKIQKELGWKVEYRFEKALLKTIEWYAKYPNK